In the genome of Synergistetes bacterium HGW-Synergistetes-1, one region contains:
- a CDS encoding GNAT family N-acetyltransferase — MSARDNLDYKIEPWSGKLKELRGSFDCGADDLNSWLKRQAPQDIDKRACALFTALSPGKDHIAGFYTLSMYSVYLSDIPDHIRKKLPKYPHIPAVLLGRLAVDLRFREKGIGELLLLDAMNRALDSQIPWWAMVVDSKEGSIPFYLKYGFCNFYDTKNKLFLPCATIREAFKKNGRSS; from the coding sequence ATGAGTGCACGGGACAATTTGGACTATAAGATAGAACCATGGTCCGGAAAACTAAAAGAATTGAGAGGCAGTTTTGACTGTGGGGCAGATGATCTGAACTCATGGTTGAAAAGACAGGCACCTCAGGATATAGATAAAAGAGCCTGCGCTCTGTTCACAGCACTTAGCCCCGGAAAAGATCATATTGCCGGATTTTATACTCTGTCCATGTATTCGGTCTATCTTTCAGATATTCCGGATCATATACGAAAAAAACTTCCTAAATACCCACATATACCTGCCGTTTTACTCGGCAGGCTTGCTGTTGATTTGAGGTTTCGTGAAAAAGGAATTGGCGAGCTTCTGCTGCTTGACGCTATGAATAGGGCTCTCGATAGTCAGATCCCATGGTGGGCTATGGTCGTTGATTCAAAAGAAGGATCGATCCCTTTTTATCTCAAGTATGGATTTTGCAACTTCTATGACACAAAAAACAAACTTTTCCTTCCTTGTGCG
- a CDS encoding DUF1778 domain-containing protein, whose protein sequence is METCIKNRTSKKDRIEARVPGDVKDLILEAAKLENLSLSDFVISSALSAAKSVLRDNAILELSTKDQVLFAQALITPQAPKDALREAAERFVQRKNS, encoded by the coding sequence ATGGAGACATGTATTAAAAACAGAACAAGTAAAAAGGACCGGATCGAGGCGAGGGTACCAGGGGATGTAAAGGACCTTATCTTGGAGGCAGCTAAGCTGGAGAATCTCAGTTTAAGTGATTTTGTTATCTCTTCTGCCTTGTCTGCAGCGAAAAGTGTCCTAAGGGATAATGCGATCCTCGAGCTCAGCACGAAGGATCAGGTGCTGTTTGCCCAAGCACTGATAACTCCTCAGGCGCCAAAAGATGCTCTTAGGGAGGCAGCCGAGCGCTTTGTCCAAAGGAAAAACAGCTAG
- a CDS encoding rubredoxin, whose product MTKYRCTVCDYIYDPAVGDDTQGIDPGTAFENIPDTWRCPVCGVPKSDFVKED is encoded by the coding sequence ATGACAAAATATAGATGCACAGTCTGTGATTATATTTATGACCCCGCTGTGGGAGACGATACACAGGGGATAGATCCGGGAACCGCATTTGAGAACATACCAGACACTTGGAGATGCCCCGTCTGTGGTGTCCCGAAAAGCGATTTTGTTAAAGAAGACTAA
- a CDS encoding pyruvate ferredoxin oxidoreductase: MQDFSILIGGSAGSGVDKSAMVLGDLLNQNGYRVYIYHDYPSLIRGGHTFSIIRAAQTKITAHRNRIDFLLGLNKETLDMHKTRLGDSGKVICDSEILKEAALPQQIRTLAIPTVKLVKEENAPEIMRNTCLIGAFAKAVGIKIELLEKVLRENFTKGIDTNIRIAKKGYEASELMESIQPPVQDILPFISGSQAMGLGLIKGGLEVYVSYPMTPTTALLHFLAEQASEFSLKVVHPENELSVILMALGFAYAGRKTAVGTSGGGFCLMTESLSLSAMSEVPTVIVLGQRPGPSTGLPTYSCQSDLHFALYAGQGEFVRFVVAPGDLEEAYYWSASALYLAWKYQIPSIILTDKDLNEGISNFDVNDTGDIKENDPYLWDGTTGYRRYEDTKTGVSALAFVPNENAVIKVSGYEHDESGITTENADVTKKMQDKRLRKEKYLAEELKSFPTVKTYGDEKQTTALLCWGSTKGICVEIAQKLGLKVIQPIVLSPFPEHAFREAIRGIKKLIAVENNATGQLVRLIRAHGIDVDDTILKYDGRPFTLDELEKMVKEKIA; the protein is encoded by the coding sequence ATGCAGGATTTTTCTATTTTGATAGGAGGCAGTGCCGGTTCCGGTGTTGATAAATCTGCGATGGTATTGGGAGATCTCCTCAATCAAAACGGATATCGTGTCTATATCTACCACGATTATCCATCGCTGATCCGGGGAGGGCATACCTTTTCCATAATAAGGGCTGCACAAACAAAGATAACTGCCCATCGAAACAGAATAGATTTTCTTTTAGGCCTGAACAAAGAGACTCTTGATATGCATAAAACGCGCCTGGGCGACAGCGGCAAAGTCATATGCGATTCTGAAATCCTCAAAGAGGCCGCTCTCCCTCAGCAAATCCGAACGTTAGCGATACCAACCGTAAAACTTGTCAAAGAAGAGAATGCTCCTGAGATCATGCGCAACACTTGTTTGATCGGTGCCTTCGCAAAGGCAGTCGGCATAAAAATAGAGCTGTTGGAAAAGGTCCTCAGGGAAAATTTCACAAAAGGTATAGATACAAACATAAGGATTGCTAAAAAAGGTTATGAAGCGTCAGAGCTTATGGAGAGCATTCAGCCTCCGGTCCAGGATATATTGCCGTTTATCTCCGGGAGTCAGGCTATGGGGCTGGGTCTCATTAAAGGTGGATTAGAGGTTTATGTGAGTTATCCCATGACCCCTACTACAGCACTTTTACATTTTCTTGCCGAACAGGCAAGCGAATTCTCCTTAAAAGTAGTCCATCCTGAAAATGAACTCAGCGTGATCTTAATGGCTCTCGGCTTTGCCTATGCAGGACGAAAGACGGCGGTCGGCACGTCCGGGGGCGGCTTTTGCCTGATGACGGAAAGTCTGAGCCTCTCTGCTATGAGCGAAGTGCCGACAGTTATTGTTTTAGGTCAGAGACCGGGACCCAGCACCGGCCTGCCGACTTATTCCTGTCAGAGTGATCTGCATTTTGCCTTATATGCGGGGCAGGGAGAGTTTGTGCGATTTGTTGTGGCTCCGGGAGATCTGGAGGAAGCCTATTACTGGTCCGCTTCTGCATTGTATCTGGCCTGGAAATACCAGATCCCGTCAATAATTCTTACGGATAAGGATCTCAATGAGGGTATTAGTAATTTTGATGTTAATGATACCGGAGATATAAAAGAAAACGATCCATACCTCTGGGACGGCACGACCGGTTATCGGCGTTACGAGGACACCAAAACAGGAGTTTCGGCATTGGCCTTTGTCCCCAATGAGAATGCCGTTATCAAAGTGAGTGGTTATGAACATGATGAGTCCGGCATAACAACCGAAAATGCCGATGTCACGAAAAAAATGCAGGACAAAAGGCTGCGCAAGGAAAAATATTTAGCCGAGGAATTGAAGAGTTTTCCGACAGTAAAAACTTACGGAGATGAGAAGCAGACAACGGCACTGCTCTGCTGGGGTTCCACAAAGGGCATCTGCGTGGAGATCGCGCAAAAACTGGGACTAAAAGTGATACAGCCCATCGTGCTTTCGCCCTTTCCTGAACATGCCTTCAGAGAGGCGATCAGAGGAATTAAAAAGCTGATCGCAGTGGAAAATAATGCGACCGGACAATTAGTACGGCTGATCAGGGCTCATGGGATAGACGTAGACGACACGATCTTGAAGTATGACGGACGGCCGTTCACTTTGGACGAACTGGAAAAAATGGTGAAGGAGAAGATAGCATGA
- a CDS encoding 2-oxoglutarate synthase, which yields MSQSNLDTSTPNTWCPGCGNFAILNGIKKVLNELGEEGSPPEKFVLLSGIGCHGKIVDYVNVNSFYSIHGRCIPIAEGIKMANSGLKVICFAGDGDAYGEGLEHLIFAAKRNIDITVIIHNNRLYSLTAFQYSPTSQLGFKGGSTPNGSMESPLNPLELMLASQATYLARGTSQGMNLLTRLFREAIMHKGFALVDVLQVCVTFNNLYEYYAKRVYELENHDPGDFQAAFNAIREWDYNSDSRIPLGVFYKKEAPTFDEKLISSPVDLKSREGKIRQFLNKRM from the coding sequence ATGAGTCAGAGCAATCTGGATACATCGACCCCAAACACCTGGTGTCCGGGGTGCGGTAATTTCGCGATCTTGAATGGGATCAAAAAAGTCTTGAATGAATTGGGTGAAGAGGGCAGCCCTCCTGAGAAATTTGTTCTTCTCTCTGGGATAGGCTGCCATGGCAAGATTGTGGATTATGTGAATGTCAATAGTTTCTATTCTATTCACGGCAGATGCATACCCATTGCCGAGGGAATCAAAATGGCCAACTCCGGATTGAAGGTCATTTGCTTCGCCGGTGACGGCGATGCCTATGGAGAAGGGCTTGAACATTTGATCTTTGCAGCTAAAAGAAATATTGATATCACAGTCATTATCCACAATAACCGCCTTTACAGCCTGACCGCTTTTCAATACAGTCCCACATCGCAGCTGGGATTCAAGGGGGGCTCTACCCCTAATGGCAGCATGGAATCTCCCTTAAATCCTCTGGAACTTATGCTGGCAAGCCAAGCGACTTATCTGGCACGGGGCACCTCTCAGGGAATGAACCTTCTAACGCGTTTGTTTAGAGAGGCGATCATGCATAAAGGATTCGCATTGGTCGATGTGCTGCAGGTGTGTGTGACCTTTAACAATCTTTATGAATACTATGCCAAGCGAGTTTACGAACTAGAAAACCATGATCCCGGCGATTTCCAGGCTGCGTTTAATGCGATTCGGGAATGGGACTATAATTCCGATTCACGTATCCCACTGGGAGTTTTCTACAAGAAGGAAGCTCCAACCTTTGATGAGAAATTGATATCATCTCCAGTGGATCTTAAAAGCAGAGAGGGAAAAATAAGGCAATTTCTGAATAAACGCATGTAA
- a CDS encoding copper-translocating P-type ATPase, with protein MKHDISAQKPTDHIAMDHSKMDHTKMDHTKMDHGAMDHSTQGGHGGHAGHHEGMIADFKRRFWVVLMLSIPIVILSSMIQMLFGYHLEFRGSKIILFVLSSIVFFYGGVPFLKGALEEIKTRKLGMMMLITLAIVTAYVYSTLTTFILVGSEFYFELSTLILIMLLGHWIEMKSQMGASKALEELVKLMPETAHRLDEHGNITEVSIKELVPGDRIMVKSGEKVPTDARVVEGFSSLNESMLTGESVPVEKTVGMQVIGGSVNGNGVLTVEVERLGDETYLAQVIKTVQDAQAQKSKTQGLAERAAGWLFYIAVAAGIITFVYWFSTGNVAFALERMVTVLVIACPHALGLAVPLVNAVSTSIAARNGLLIRNRSQFEEARNTNRVVFDKTGTLTMGEFGITEIVTQPGISEEALLRIAGSLESQSDHPIAVGIVKGAAAKGFKPEKVTNFENLTGAGLSADLDEKTYYIISPGEVKKRNIAFNEDMFDKLASQGKTVVFVLDGDKLLGMIAVADIIRESSKSIISKLKKLGIESIMMTGDNQKVADYVGGELGLSKVFAQVLPDQKSKKIQELQKGNMKVAMVGDGINDAPALATADLGIAIGAGTDVAMETADVILVNSDPKDVLNIIKLSKATYRKTIENLIWAAGYNIIAIPLAAGILVSRGFVITPAIGAAVMSLSTIICAVNARLLKID; from the coding sequence ATGAAACATGATATTTCTGCTCAGAAACCAACAGATCACATAGCGATGGATCATTCAAAAATGGACCACACGAAGATGGACCACACAAAAATGGACCATGGTGCCATGGATCACAGTACGCAAGGAGGACATGGCGGCCACGCCGGACATCATGAAGGGATGATCGCCGATTTTAAAAGGCGCTTCTGGGTAGTATTGATGTTGAGCATTCCGATAGTGATACTGTCTTCGATGATACAGATGCTGTTTGGATATCACCTGGAATTCCGAGGATCCAAGATCATCTTATTTGTTCTGTCCAGCATCGTTTTTTTCTATGGAGGCGTTCCTTTTCTTAAGGGGGCACTTGAAGAAATTAAAACCAGGAAGCTTGGAATGATGATGCTGATAACATTGGCAATCGTCACGGCCTACGTCTATAGTACGCTGACCACCTTTATCCTGGTGGGATCAGAATTCTACTTTGAGCTATCAACGTTGATACTGATCATGCTGCTGGGTCATTGGATCGAAATGAAATCCCAGATGGGAGCATCCAAAGCCTTGGAAGAGTTGGTCAAACTGATGCCGGAAACAGCCCACAGGCTGGATGAACATGGCAATATTACTGAAGTCAGCATAAAGGAGCTGGTTCCCGGAGACCGCATAATGGTTAAATCCGGTGAAAAGGTGCCGACGGATGCACGGGTTGTGGAAGGTTTCTCCAGTCTAAATGAATCAATGCTGACCGGGGAATCTGTCCCTGTTGAAAAAACTGTGGGCATGCAGGTCATCGGCGGGTCAGTCAATGGCAATGGTGTTCTCACCGTTGAGGTTGAGCGGCTTGGGGATGAAACCTATCTTGCTCAGGTGATCAAGACGGTTCAGGACGCACAGGCTCAGAAGTCCAAAACACAGGGGTTGGCAGAGAGAGCTGCGGGCTGGCTGTTCTACATTGCAGTTGCAGCAGGTATCATAACATTCGTCTATTGGTTTTCAACGGGAAACGTTGCCTTTGCACTTGAACGGATGGTAACGGTCCTGGTCATTGCTTGTCCGCATGCCCTGGGGCTGGCAGTACCGCTGGTCAATGCGGTATCTACATCCATTGCAGCCAGAAACGGCTTATTGATCCGTAACCGCAGTCAATTTGAAGAAGCCAGAAACACCAACCGGGTCGTATTTGATAAGACAGGTACTCTGACCATGGGCGAGTTCGGGATCACCGAAATTGTTACTCAGCCAGGAATTTCTGAAGAGGCTCTGCTAAGGATTGCCGGATCACTGGAAAGCCAATCCGACCATCCTATTGCAGTGGGTATCGTCAAGGGGGCAGCAGCCAAGGGCTTCAAGCCTGAAAAAGTAACCAATTTTGAAAACCTGACCGGAGCTGGCCTAAGTGCCGACCTCGATGAAAAAACCTACTATATCATTAGTCCCGGTGAAGTAAAAAAACGAAATATCGCCTTTAACGAGGATATGTTTGATAAATTGGCATCTCAGGGAAAAACAGTTGTATTCGTACTGGATGGGGATAAACTGCTTGGAATGATCGCTGTTGCAGATATCATCAGGGAATCTTCAAAGAGCATCATTTCCAAGCTTAAGAAATTGGGAATCGAATCCATCATGATGACCGGAGACAATCAGAAGGTGGCCGACTATGTGGGAGGAGAACTGGGACTTTCCAAGGTATTTGCTCAGGTCCTTCCAGATCAAAAATCGAAAAAGATTCAGGAGCTTCAGAAGGGCAATATGAAGGTTGCGATGGTAGGAGACGGTATCAACGATGCTCCGGCGCTGGCCACAGCTGACCTTGGCATTGCCATCGGAGCCGGAACCGACGTAGCCATGGAAACTGCCGATGTTATTCTGGTGAACAGTGACCCCAAGGATGTATTGAACATCATCAAGCTTTCCAAAGCAACTTATCGTAAAACCATCGAGAACCTGATCTGGGCTGCCGGATATAACATCATCGCGATTCCATTGGCCGCAGGTATTCTGGTAAGCCGGGGCTTTGTCATTACACCGGCTATAGGAGCTGCCGTTATGTCTCTCAGTACGATCATTTGTGCAGTCAATGCCAGATTGCTAAAGATCGATTAG
- a CDS encoding reactive intermediate/imine deaminase, with translation MVKEIVSTEKAPAAVGPYSQAIITDDRIIFTSGQIPLDPKTGNVVGSDIATQSAQVLKNLEAVLEEAGFQMKDVVKTTVFITDMAQFAVVNEVYANFFVAGAPARSCVEVSKLPKGCLVEIEAIAVKE, from the coding sequence ATAGTGAAAGAAATTGTATCGACAGAAAAGGCTCCAGCTGCTGTTGGCCCATATTCTCAGGCAATAATTACCGATGACAGGATAATTTTTACTTCAGGACAGATACCTCTCGACCCAAAGACCGGTAATGTTGTGGGAAGCGACATAGCGACCCAATCTGCACAGGTTCTCAAGAATCTTGAAGCAGTTCTAGAAGAAGCAGGGTTTCAAATGAAAGATGTTGTCAAAACAACAGTTTTCATTACAGATATGGCCCAATTTGCTGTTGTCAACGAAGTTTATGCTAATTTTTTTGTGGCAGGAGCTCCTGCACGTTCATGCGTTGAAGTCTCAAAACTTCCTAAAGGCT